Within the Pseudomonas orientalis genome, the region TTGCGGGCGGCGCGGGCTTCGGCTTCGGCCAGCGGCCCGGTGTGATCGAGCAGCGAGCCCAGTTCGGGGACGGAAACAGACAGGTCCGAGCGCAGGGTGTTCTCCCCAAAGAACTGATGAAACGCCTGCCCCACCGGGCTTTTGCGATAGGCCACGCCACCGCCGTGGCCCGGGGTATGCCATGAGTAATTGGAGTCGGCGGTGTGTTGCACCAGGGCCTTGAAGAACGGCGGCAGCAGGCCATCGAGGTAGGTGCGCGCAGCGCGGGCGACCTGGCGCGCCAGAAACGGTACGGTGTCTTCGAACAGATACAGAATGCCGCGCAACTGGTTGAGTTCGCTCATGGCATCAGCCGGGGCGTTTTCCAGGGTGACTTGCTCGCCCAGGGCGAAGATCGGCAGGTTGGGCGCCCTCACCCGCGCCAGGCGGATCAGCTCGACCATGTTCTGCAGCAAGTGGGTGTTTTCCCCGGCGCCTTCCGCTGCGATCAGCATGCACGCCAGGCCGTGGTGGGTGGACGCCACCAACCGCCCTTCGGCGTAGTCCACGGCAGAAAAGATACTGAAGCCCTCCTGCTCCAACTCCCTGGCGATGCCGCGAACCCGGTCACCGGCAACGGTGTCGGCCTTGATGTCACGGTGCACGATAAGGACGGGAAACTTCAGGTCTTTGTACATGAGCGCGCCTACTCCTGAGGGCTTGCACTCAGGGTAGAGGCTGGAAGCGAATGTGGCGAATGAAGATTTCGAAGACAGTCGGGATCAACTGTTGATGCTGATCGTTCCCACGCTCCGCGTGGGAATGCCGCCTTGGACGCTCTGCGTCCGCTCTTGACGGCGTGACGCGGAGCGTCACAGGATGCATTCCCACGCAGAGCGTGGGAACGATCGTAGGGTGCCAGGATTATTGTTGCGTCAGTTGGGTCCACAACGCCGGTGCGCCGGCCGCCTTGGCAATCGCTTCCAACCGCGCGACATGCTCGGCCAGATCCTGCTCGCTGGCACGGATGACAGGCGTGGGCCTGCGGTCTGCCGGCAGGCGACGGATCTCCGAGGGGCGATTGCCCGAGCCTTCCGCCGAACCGCTGCCATCGGTTGCATTACCGGCCAGCGACAGGCTGGTCTGCCCACCAGTCATGGTCAGGTAAACGTCAGCCAGGATCTCGGAGTCGAGCAAGGCGCCGTGCAGTTCACGCCCGGAGTTGTCGACGCCATAACGCTTGCACAAGGCATCAAGGCTGTTGCGTTGGCCGGGGTGACGCTCGCGGGCCATCATCAAGGTGTCGAGGATCGAGCAGTGCCGGGAAATATCCGCTCGGTCCATCTGCCCCATCAGGGCAAATTCATTATTGATGAAGCCGACGTCGAACGCCGCGTTATGGATGATCAGTTGGGCGCCGTTGATGAACTCGAAAAACTCATCGGCCACTTCGGCAAAGCGCGGCTTGCCCTTGAGGAATTCGTCGGTGATGCCGTGGACGCCGATCGCGCCTTCGTCACTGTCGCGGTCCGGTTGCAGGTAGACGTGGAAGTGACGACCGGTCAGGCGGCGCCCCATCAGTTCGACACAACCGATTTCGATGATCCGGTGACCATCGGTCACCGGCATGCCGGTGGTTTCGGTATCGAGTACAACGGATCGGATGGCCATCAGGGTTCAGCTCTCAACGGTGTAGTGTGTTCAAGGGGCGCGATGTTAACACGTCAGCCGGCATCAGCTCTGCTTGTAGCCGCGCACTTCATCCACGCCACGGTTGGCCAGTTGGTCGGCACGCTCGTTGCCTGGATGGCCGATATGCCCGCGCACCCATTTCCAGGTGATGTCATGGCGGTTGCATTGCTCATCGAGCAATTGCCACAGGTCGGCATTCTTGACCGGCTCCTTGGACGCCGTTTTCCAACCGCGCTTCTTCCAGTTGACCATCCACTCGTTGATGCCCTTCATCACATATTGCGAGTCGGTCACCAGCAGGACGTTGCAGCGCCGCTTGAGCTCTTCGAGGCCACGAATGGCGCCCATCAGCTCCATGCGGTTGTTGGTGGTATTGGCTTCGCCGCCCCACAACTCCTTCTCCACGCCCTTGCACACCAGCAATGCGCCCCAGCCGCCGGGGCCGGGGTTGCCCTTGCAGGCGCCATCGGTGAAGAGTTCTACACTATCGGTCATCGGTTATTCGGCCTGAATCAAAATGAGGTTTTACGGTTGACGTTGTTCGCGGTTGACCTTGGCCAGCGGCATTGGCACCAGCTTGCCGAGCGGTTCGCGGCGCACTTGCTGCACCGGGCGCAGCCCGACCACGATCTTGCGTGCCACCAATAAATAGAAGCCGCCACCCGACAGTTGCCAGGCGCCTGCGCGGCGTTCCCAGCCAGCGAGGCGGCCCTGCCACTTGGCGGACGCAAGCGGCGGACGATAGCACCCGAAGCGGCGTTTCTCCAGCGCGAAGCCCAGCAGGTTCAACCAGTCGCCGACCCGCGAAGGCGCAATGCAACGCGCCTGGCGCAAACCGTCATGGGCGAACAGGTGGCGCAGGCCCCAACTGCTCCAGGGGTTGATGCCAATAATCAGCAAATGGCCACCCGGGCGCACGCTGCTCGCGGCTTCGCGCAATAAACCGTGGGGAGACAGGCAGAAATCCAGGCCGTGCTGCAGCACCACCACATCGGCGGCGTGTTCGCTCAACGGCCAGGCCTGCTCCTCGCAGACGATTTCCACGCCCGGCAACGGCGCCCCCAGGCGTACATTGCGTTGCACCTGCGGTGCGCACGGCGGCGACTCGGCCGAGGGGCCGTAATGCACCAGGTAGCCGCCAAAGAACCGGCCCAGCTCGTCTTCGAGCATGCGCCGCTCTTCATCCAGCAGCAATTGCCCCAGCGGCCCGGACAGCCATTCGCGGGCGGCACCGATCAGAGCCAGCCACTCGGGATCGGCCTGGGCGAACGCTTTATCAGTCATTGCATTCTCCAATTCGCCTAGACGTTCTAAGATGCACCAATGTGTTCAGCTTGGCGAATCGAAGAATGATACAGATCAGTGCCCTGCCCGCCTTCACCGATAACTACATCTGGTTGTTACAGGATGAGCAAACCCGACGTTGCGCCGTGGTCGATCCCGGTGACGCCGCGCCGGTCATCGCCTGGCTTGAGCAGAACCCTTCCTGGGTACTCGGCGACATCCTGGTGACTCACCATCACCATGATCATGTCGGCGGTGTCGAGCAACTCAAAAAACTCACCGGCGCCAAGGTCTACGGCCCCGCGAACGAAAACATCCCGGCCAGGGACGTCGACTTGCAGGACAACGACCGCATTACCGTGCTCGGCCTGGACTTCGCCGTGTACGCAGTGCCCGGCCACACCCTCGGCCACATCGCTTATTACCATCAAGGCGTGTTGTTGTGCGGCGACACGCTGTTTGCCGCCGGTTGCGGTCGCCTGTTCGAAGGCACGCCGGAGCAGATGCATACCTCGCTTGAGCGCCTGGCCGCCCTGCCCGCTGACACCCTGATGTACTGCACCCACGAATACACACAAAGTAACCTCAAGTTTGCCCAAGCCGTGGAACCGCATAACACCGACATCGCTGAGCGGGTTGCGCAAGTCGCTCAGTTGCGGGCGCGTGGCGAGATGACGCTGCCGTCCAACCTGGCGCTTGAAAAACGCACTAACCCTTTCCTGCGCACCTCTGAAACATCCGTTAAACAAAAAGCGGACGAACGGAATGGACGCGACAACCGCTCTGGGGCCGAGGTGTTTGCTAGCTTGAGGGCCTGGAAAGATAAGTTCTAAGCCGAAGCGATCTGATACGAAATTTCTGAATGGTTGACCGGAACCAAAGCGCTTTCTAGAATCGCCCGACATTTTTGCCCGGAACTTACTTCCAGCCAATGTCGTCATCTATTCGTAAATCCATTTCTTCAGACGCATTGACCCGCCTGGCTCAAGCCGTGGCGGTGGCCGTTTCCGCAACTCTGGCGGGCTGCCAATCGACCCATTACGCTGCACAATCCACCGTGCAACCCAAACCCAATCTTGCTGCCAAGATCAAGCAAAAACCTATCTGGCTCTCAGAGAAGCCCAGCCCCGAAGTGCCCCAGGATGTCTGGGAGCGCATGCGTCGGGGCTTTCAATTGCAGGACGGTGTCGGCGTCAACCCACGCATCGAGCAACAACGCCTGTGGTTCGCCAGCAACCCGTCCTTCCTGGAAAACGCCGGGGAACGCGGCAGCCTCTATATTCATTACATCGTCGAACGCCTTGAAGAACGCAACATGCCCCTGGAGCTGGCGCTGCTGCCAGTGATTGAAAGTGCCTACAACCCAATGGCCTATTCGCGCAGCGATGCGGTCGGCCTGTGGCAGTTCATCCCCTCCACCGGGCGCTACTTCAACCTGCGCCAGACCCGCGCCTACGATGGCCGCCGCGATATCACCGCCTCCACCACCGCCGCCCTGGACTACCTGACCCGTCTGCATGACATGTTCAACGGCGACTGGCTGCTGGCCCTGGCGGCCTACAATGCGGGGGAAGGCACGGTCAGCCGGGCCATCGAGCGCAACGAGAAGCTTGGCCTGCCGACAGACTACTGGAACCTGCCCCTGCCCCAGGAAACCAAGGACTACGTGCCCAAGTTCCTGGCGCTGTCCCAGGTGGTGCTGGCCCCCGAGGCCTATGGCGTCAACCTGAACCCGATCGCCAACACGCCGTATTTCGAAGTGGTTGAAGTCAAGCAAAGCATGGACCTGTCCCGGGTCGCCGCGCTGGCGGAAATCGATGAAGACGAGCTGTTCCAGCTCAACCCGGCCCTGAAACAACGCACCACCCTGGATGGGCCCCAGCATCTGCTGGTGCCCACCTCCAAGGCGCAACTGCTCACCAGCACCCTGTCGATGATGAAGCCCGAAGAGTTGTTGAGCATGCGCCCGAAAAAGCCGGTGTTCGACGAAGTCGAGACCAAGACGGTTGCCGGGCGTACCCGCAGCTACAAAGTGCGCAACGGCGACAACCTCACGCTGATCGCCAAGGCCAACAAGGTCGATGTGCACGACCTGCAGCGTTGGAACAAGCTCAACGGCCAGGCCCTCAAGGTCGGCCAGACCCTGGTGATGCAGGACACGCGCAAAGCCGCCGCGAAAAAGCCGGTGCAGTACAAGGTCAAGAAAGGCGATTCGCTGTACATGGTCGCCAAGCGCTTCAATGTCGAGATGCAACACCTCAAGCGCTGGAACCCGCGTACCGGCCAGGCATTGAAGCCTGGGCAGATGCTGGTGGTGTCAGGCCCGCGCTGAGGCCTCAGAAACACCGAGGAACTCATGTGGGAGGGGGCTTGCCCCCGATTGCGGTGGGTCAGTCAGCCCGTCTATTGACTGACCCACCGCTATCGGAGGCAAGCCCCCTCCCACATTGGATCTTCAGTGTTCTCAGCAGCCTTTTTCCATCCGGAACAAGCTGTTACTGTACCGATCATAAAGCCCAAGCCGCCCGGATCGGATCTCTGACTTGAAGCGTCCCCTCCTTCTACTGATAAGTCTGGCCTTGAGCTTTGCGGCGAACGCGACGATTACCGAGAGCCACGGTTACGCGCAGTTCGGCACGCTCAAGTACCCGGCCAAATTCACCCATTACGATTGGGTAAACCCTGCAGCGCCCAAAGGCGGCACACTGCGGGTGATGGCCTTTGGCACGTTCGACACCCTCAACCCCTACACCTTCAAGGGCTCCAGCCCGGTTTCCACCCCCAACTTCCTGCAGTACGGCGTCAACGAGCTCAACGAGCCGCTGATGGTCGGCACCGGCCAGTACGCGCCGTCCGGTGACGAGCCGACGTCCAGCTACGGCCTGATTGCCCAATCGGTGGAATACAGCGAAGACCGCAGCTGGGTGGTGTTCAACCTGCGCCACGAGGCGCGTTTTCACGACGGCACGCCGATTACCGCCGACGACGTGGCATTTTCCTATCGCACCCTGTTGACCGAAGGCCACCCGCAGTACCGTACCCACCTGCAGGAAGTGGCGCGGGTCGATGTGCTCAATCGCCATCGCATCCGCTTTGTCTTCAAGCGCGCCGGCAACCCGCTGCTGATCCTGCGCCTGGGCGAGCTGCCGGTGCTGCCCCAGCATTACTGGAAGCATCGCGACTTCAAGGCCACCACGTTCGAACCGCCACTGGGCAGCGGGCCATACCGCATCAGCAAGGTCACCCCTGGTCGCCAGCTGGTGTTCGAACGGATCAAGGATTACTGGGGCAAGGACCTGCCGGTCAACCAGGGTTTATATAACTACAACAAGGTCGAGGTGGAGTTCTACCGCGACAGCGACGTCGCCTTTGAAGCCTTCAAGGCGGGCGAATTCGACATTTATATCGAGCACCAGGCCAAGAACTGGACCACCGGCTATAACTTCCCGGCAGTGAATCGCGGTGAGGTCATCAAGGCGCAGATCGCCCACCGGATTCCCACCCAGAGCCAGGGCCTGTTCATCAACAGCCGGCGACCGGCCTTCAGCCAGACCAGGGTGCGCGAAGCCCTGGGGTTGATGTTCGACTTCGAATGGACCAACCGCACCCTGTTCAGCAGCGCCTACAAACGCGCCTTGAGCTATTACCCCAACAGCGAGTTCTCGGCCACGGGCGTGCCGGTCGGGCACGAGTGGCTGATGCTTTCGCCCTACCGCGAGCAACTGCCGGCCAACCTGTTCACCCAGGCCTTCAGCCTGCCGCAGACCGACGGTCGCGGCATCCCGCGTGAAACCCTGCGCCGTGCCCTGGCCCTGCTTGGCGAGGCCGGGTGGAAGCTGTCCGGCCAACGCCTGCTGAACAAGGACGGGCAACCGCTGCGCCTGGAAATCCTGCTGGTCAATCCGAACCTGGAGCGCATCCTGCAGCCCTATGTCGAGAACCTGATCAGTATCGGCATCGACGCGCGCCTGCGCACCGTTGACCGCGCACAGTACAAGCAGCGCCTGGATCAGTTCGACTTCGACATGGTCCTGGTCACCCTCAACCAGACCCTCAGCCCAGGGCTGGAACAATGGCAGTATTTTCATTCCAGCCAGGCCACCATCAAGGGCAGCAAGAATTACGCGGGCATCGCCAACCCTGTGGTCGATCACCTGCTCGAACAACTGCTCGCGGCACAGACCCGCGAAGAACAGCTGGCTGCCGGTCGCGCCCTGGACCGGGTGCTGCTCTGGCAGCACTACAGCATTCCCAACTGGTACCTCAACTATCATCGCCTGGCGTACCGCAACCGGTTCGCCTTTGTCACCACGCCGCCCTACAGCCTGGGCTTGAGCGCGTGGTGGCTGAAAGCTTCGGAGAAAGCCCAATGATGTCCTTGCGCAGTACTGTATTGGCCGGCCTGTTGCTGTGCGGCGCGGCGCAGGCCGCCCCGCAACATGCGTTGACGCTCTATAACGAGCCCCCCAAGTACCCCGCCGACTTCAAGCATTTCGACTACGTCAACCCCGACGCCCCCAAAGGCGGCACCTTCCGCGAATCGGCCATGGGCGGCTTCGACAGTCTCAACCCCTACATCAGCAAAGGCGTACCGGCGGACAATCTGCCGCTGATCTACGACACGCTGGCGATGCAGAGCCTGGACGAGCCCATTACCGAATACGGCCTGGTGGCCGGCAAGATCGAGAAGGCCCCGGACAACAGCTGGGTGCGCTTCTACCTGCGCCCCGAGGCACGCTTCCATGACGGCCACCCGATCCGCGCCGAAGACGTGGTGTTCACCTTCCAGACCCTGATCAAGGACGGCACCCCGCTCTACCGCACCTACTACGCCGACGTGGATGAAGTGGTCGCCGAAGACCCGCTGCGGGTGCTGTTCAAATTCAAGCGCACCAACAACCGCGAGCTGCCACTGATCCTCGGGCAATTGCCGGTGCTGCCCAAGCACTGGTGGGCCAACCGCGACTTTTCCAAAGGCAATCTGGAAATACCGCTGGGCAGTGGCCCGTACAAGGTGGCCGAGGTCAAGGCCGGGCGCATGATTCGCTACGAGCGGGTCAAGGACTACTGGGCCAGGGATCTGCCGGTGGCCAAGGGTTTCTATAACTTCGATAACCGCATCACCGATTATTACCGCGACAGCACGGTGTCCCTGGAAGCCCTGAAAGCCGGGCAGTTCGACTATTGGCTGGAGTTCAGTGCGAAAAACTGGGCCAACGCCTACAACATTCCGGCCGTGGCCCAGGGTCGTTTGATCAAGGAAGAAATCCCCAACGGCAACCCCACCGGCATGCAGGGTTTCGTGTTCAACACGCGCAAACCGATGTTCCAGGACGTGCGGGTACGCAAGGCCATCAGCCTGTTGCTGGATTTCGAATGGAGCAACAAACAGCTGTTCAACGGCGCCTACACGCGCACCCGCAGTTACTTCGAGAACTCGGAAATGGCCGCCACCGGCCTGCCCGGCCCGGATGAACTGGCCATTCTCGAACCGCTGCGCGATAAAATCCCCGCCGAGGTCTTCACCCAGGCGTTCGAACCGCCCAAAACCGACGGCAGCGGCATGATCCGCGCGCAGCAGCGCCAGGCGTACCAGTTGCTGCAGGAAGCCGGCTGGAAGATCGTCGATGACAAGATGGTCGACACCACCGGCAAACCGGTGACCATCGAATTCCTGCTGGCCCAGACCGAGTTCGAGCGCATCCTGTTACCGTTCAAGCGCAACCTGGCCGACCTGGGTATCGACCTGGTGATTCGCCGGGTCGACGTGTCGCAGTTCGTCAACCGCCTGCGCTCAAGGGATTTCGACATGCTGGTCGGCAGCTTTCCGCAATCCACTTCACCGGGTAATGAGCAGCGTGAGTTCTGGAAGTCGTCCAGCGCCGACAAACCGGGCAGCCGCAACTACATGGGGCTCAAGGACCCCGCCGTCGATCAGTTGGTCGAGCAGCTGATCGACGCCGACTCGCGCAAAAGCCTGATCGCCCACGCCAGGGCACTGGACCGCGTGCTGCAGTTTGGCTACTACGTGATTCCCAACTGGCACATCAAGACGTTCCGTGTGGCGTATTGGGACCACCTCGGCCACCCGAAAGTCTCACCGCGCTATGACGTCGGCACCGCCACCTGGTGGGCCAAACCCGACGTCAAACCGGCGGTTCCCCTGGACACCACGCAAAGCGCCGAAGCGGCGAGCGGAGGCGATTGAATGCTGGCCTATATTGTTCGTCGCCTGTTGCTGATCATCCCCACGCTGTTCGGGATCCTGCTGATCAACTTCGTCATCATCCAGGCCGCCCCGGGCGGTCCGGTGGAGCAGATGATCGCCAAGCTCGAAGGCTTTGACGGTGCCACCAGCCGCATTGCCGGTGGCGGCGCCGAAGTCTCGGTGGCCGGCTCCAGCAGCTACCGTGGCGCCCAGGGCCTGGACCCGGCGCTGATCAAGGAAATCGAGAAAATGTACGGTTTCGACAAGTCGGCACCGGAACGCTTGTGGATCATGGTCAAGAACTACGCCCGGCTGGACTTCGGCGACAGCTTCTTCCGTGACGCCAAGGTCATCGACCTGATCAGGGAGAAGATGCCGGTGTCGATTTCCCTCGGGTTGTGGAGCACTCTGATCATGTACCTGGTGTCGATCCCCCTGGGCATCGCCAAGGCCACGCGTCACGGCAGTCACTTCGATGTGTGGACCAGCTCGGCAATCATCGTCGGCTATGCGATCCCGGCGTTCCTGTTCGCCATCCTGCTGATCGTGGTGTTTGCCGGCGGCAGTTACCTGGACTGGTTCCCCTTGCGCGGGCTCACGTCGAACAACTTCGACGAATTGAGCTGGGGCGGCAAAATTCTCGATTACTTCTGGCACCTGGCCCTGCCCGTGACCGCCCTGGTGATCGGCAACTTCGCCACCATGACCCTGCTGACCAAGAACAGCTTTCTCGACGAGATCAACAAACAGTACGTGGTCACCGCCAAGGCCAAGGGCCTGACCAACCACCGCGTGCTCTACGGCCATGTGTTTCGCAACGCGATGCTGCTGGTGATCGCCGGTTTCCCCTCGGCCTTTATCGGTATCTTCTTTACCGGCTCGTTGCTGGTGGAAGTGATCTTCTCCCTCGATGGCCTGGGCCTGATGAGCTTTGAAGCGGCGATCAACCGCGACTATCCGGTGGTGTTCGGTACGCTGTTTATCTTTACCCTGCTGGGGCTGATCGTGAAACTGATCGGCGACCTCACCTACACCCTGGTCGATCCGCGGATCGACTTCGCCAGCCGGGAGCATTGAGATGAACCTGTCCCCCCTCAATCGCCGCCGGTTCGAGCGGTTCAAGGCGAACAAGCGTGGCTGGTGGTCACTGTGGCTGTTCCTGATCCTGTTCGTGCTGAGCCTGGGCGCCGAATTGATTGCCAACGACAAGCCCCTGGCCGTGCACTTTGACGGCGACTGGTATTTCCCGGCGCTCAAGCGCTACCCGGAAACCACCTTCGGCGGCGAGTTCCCCCTGGAAGCCAACTACAAGAGCCCGTATATCCAGGAACTGCTCAAGGCCAAGGATGCCTGGACCTTGTGGGCTCCGATCCCGTTCAGCTACCAGAGCATCAACTACGACCTGAAAGTGCCGGCCCCCGCGCCGCCGTCGAGCGTCAACCTGCTGGGCACCGATGACCAGGGCCGCGATGTCCTGGCGCGGGTCATCTACGGGTTTCGCGTATCGGTGCTGTTCGCGTTGACGCTGACCGTGCTCAGCTCGATCATCGGCGTGATCGCCGGCGCCCTGCAGGGTTTCTATGGCGGCTGGGTGGACCTGGCCGGGCAACGCTTCCTGGAGATCTGGTCCGGGTTGCCGGTGCTGTACCTGCTGATCATTCTCGCCAGCTTCGTGCAACCCAACTTCTGGTGGCTGCTGGGCATCATGCTGTTGTTCTCGTGGATGAGCCTGGTGGACGTGGTGCGTGCCGAGTTCCTGCGAGGGCGCAACCTCGAATACGTGCGCGCGGCCCGTGCGCTGGGCATGCAGAACGGCGCGATCATGTTTCGCCATATCCTGCCCAATGCGATGGTCTCGACCATGACGTTCATGCCGTTCATCCTCACCGGCGCCATCGGCACCCTCACCGCCCTGGATTTCCTGGGTTTCGGCCTGCCGGCCGGCTCACCGTCACTGGGCGAACTGGTGGCCCAGGGCAAATCCAACCTGCAGGCGCCGTGGCTGGGCATGAGCGCGTTTGCCGTGCTGGCGATCATGTTGAGCCTGCTGGTGTTTATCGGCGAGTCCGCTCGCGATGCCTTCGACCCGAGGAAATGAGATGAATCAGGACAATCTGATCGAAATCCGCGACCTCAGTGTCGAGTTCGTCACCGGCGAGCATCAGCATCGCGTGGTCAATCACGTCAGCTTCGATATCAAGCGCGGCGAAACCCTGGCCCTGGTCGGCGAAAGCGGCTCGGGCAAATCGGTGACGGCGCATTCGATCCTGCGCCTCTTGCCCTACCCTCTGGCGCGGCACCCGTCCGGTACCATCAGCTACGCCGGTCAAGACCTGCTGACGCTCAAGGAAAAGACCCTGCGGCACATTCGCGGCAACCGCATCGCGATGATCTTCCAGGAGCCGATGACCTCGCTGAACCCGCTGCACTGCATCGAAAAACAGATCAATGAAGTGCTCGGCCTGCACAAGGGCCTCACCGGCAAGGTCGCCACCCGGCGCACCCTGGAACTGCTGGAACTGGTGGGCATTCCCGAGCCGCACAAACGCCTCAAGGCGCTGCCCCATGAACTCTCCGGAGGCCAGCGCCAGCGCGTGATGATCGCCATGGCCCTGGCCAACGAGCCGGAACTGCTGATTGCCGATGAGCCGACCACGGCCCTCGACGTGACGGTGCAACTGAAGATCCTGGAACTGCTCAAGGAACTGCAGGCGCGCCTGGGCATGGCGTTGCTGCTGATCAGCCACGACCTGAACCTGGTCCGCCGGATCGCTCACCGGGTGTGCGTGATGCAACAGGGCTGCATCGTCGAGCAGGCCGACTGCGAGACGCTGTTCCAGGCGCCGCAACACCCTTACACCCAGGAACTGCTGGCGGCCGAACCCAGCGGCGGGCCGGCCGGCAATGCCGTGGGGCCAACGCTGCTGGAAGTGGACGATCTGAAAGTCTGGTTCCCGATCAAGAAAGGCTTTTTGCGCAACACCGTCGATTACGTCAAGGCCGTGGACGGCATCAACTTCAGCCTGCCCCAGGGGCAGACCCTGGGCATCGTCGGCGAAAGCGGCTCGGGCAAATCCACCCTGGGCCTGGCGATCCTGCGCTTGATTGGCAGCCAGGGCGGGATTCGCTTCGAAGGCCAGCAGCTTGATCGGCTCACCCAGCAACAGGTACGCCCGCTGCGCCGGGAAATGCAGGTGGTGTTCCAGGACCCCTTCGGTAGCCTGAGCCCGCGCATGTGCGTCAGCGAGATCGTTGGCGAAGGGTTGCGCATTCACAAGATGGGCACGCCGGCCGAGCAGGAAGCCGCGATCATCGCCGCGCTCAAGGAGGTTGGCCTGGACCCGCAATCGCGGCATCGCTACCCCCATGAGTTTTCCGGTGGCCAGCGCCAGCGCATCGCCATTGCCCGCGCCCTGGTGCTCAAGCCGCGCCTGATCCTGCTGGACGAACCGACGTCGGCGCTGGACCGTACGGTGCAACGCCAGGTGGTGGAACTGCTGCGCGGCTTGCAGGCCAAGTACAACCTGACCTACCTGTTCATCAGCCATGACCTGGCGGTGGTCAAGGCGCTGAGTCATCAGTTGATGGTGGTCAAGCAGGGCCAGGTCGTGGAGCAAGGGGATGCCGCGACG harbors:
- a CDS encoding microcin C ABC transporter permease YejB: MLAYIVRRLLLIIPTLFGILLINFVIIQAAPGGPVEQMIAKLEGFDGATSRIAGGGAEVSVAGSSSYRGAQGLDPALIKEIEKMYGFDKSAPERLWIMVKNYARLDFGDSFFRDAKVIDLIREKMPVSISLGLWSTLIMYLVSIPLGIAKATRHGSHFDVWTSSAIIVGYAIPAFLFAILLIVVFAGGSYLDWFPLRGLTSNNFDELSWGGKILDYFWHLALPVTALVIGNFATMTLLTKNSFLDEINKQYVVTAKAKGLTNHRVLYGHVFRNAMLLVIAGFPSAFIGIFFTGSLLVEVIFSLDGLGLMSFEAAINRDYPVVFGTLFIFTLLGLIVKLIGDLTYTLVDPRIDFASREH
- a CDS encoding ABC transporter permease; this translates as MNLSPLNRRRFERFKANKRGWWSLWLFLILFVLSLGAELIANDKPLAVHFDGDWYFPALKRYPETTFGGEFPLEANYKSPYIQELLKAKDAWTLWAPIPFSYQSINYDLKVPAPAPPSSVNLLGTDDQGRDVLARVIYGFRVSVLFALTLTVLSSIIGVIAGALQGFYGGWVDLAGQRFLEIWSGLPVLYLLIILASFVQPNFWWLLGIMLLFSWMSLVDVVRAEFLRGRNLEYVRAARALGMQNGAIMFRHILPNAMVSTMTFMPFILTGAIGTLTALDFLGFGLPAGSPSLGELVAQGKSNLQAPWLGMSAFAVLAIMLSLLVFIGESARDAFDPRK
- a CDS encoding ABC transporter ATP-binding protein, translated to MNQDNLIEIRDLSVEFVTGEHQHRVVNHVSFDIKRGETLALVGESGSGKSVTAHSILRLLPYPLARHPSGTISYAGQDLLTLKEKTLRHIRGNRIAMIFQEPMTSLNPLHCIEKQINEVLGLHKGLTGKVATRRTLELLELVGIPEPHKRLKALPHELSGGQRQRVMIAMALANEPELLIADEPTTALDVTVQLKILELLKELQARLGMALLLISHDLNLVRRIAHRVCVMQQGCIVEQADCETLFQAPQHPYTQELLAAEPSGGPAGNAVGPTLLEVDDLKVWFPIKKGFLRNTVDYVKAVDGINFSLPQGQTLGIVGESGSGKSTLGLAILRLIGSQGGIRFEGQQLDRLTQQQVRPLRREMQVVFQDPFGSLSPRMCVSEIVGEGLRIHKMGTPAEQEAAIIAALKEVGLDPQSRHRYPHEFSGGQRQRIAIARALVLKPRLILLDEPTSALDRTVQRQVVELLRGLQAKYNLTYLFISHDLAVVKALSHQLMVVKQGQVVEQGDAATIFANPQHAYTRQLLEAAFLAPA